One Anoplopoma fimbria isolate UVic2021 breed Golden Eagle Sablefish chromosome 2, Afim_UVic_2022, whole genome shotgun sequence DNA window includes the following coding sequences:
- the LOC129109000 gene encoding ZP domain-containing protein-like yields MFKCPVLAALLVFWLCHGSPVKAKVICDDSTMTVGVEKSLYPGVRVDHLQLKDVTNTACSIRSNSTHFYAVIPLNKCGTELEETAENLIFKNKISMVPNSADVITRKCLLEVKINCLYPKRGNVTLSFRAHRKNVEVVEKGFGRFKYQFEFYPNKKYISPYNPDSYPLECEFKSRIYMQIEAISSMEYAEMFVESCRASPYDIQNYRKTYSIIENGCKMDPTVEIHQSSHQRQFKFSMEAFKFIGLRDQVYISCSVMMCDTNSPKTRCSQGCINSGRRKREAGNQSSIHFVSQGPLRLKRSAESNESSVLHLNLNLVFIAGCLGAVGMISAVVMYKARMSKVKYQPLPPFES; encoded by the exons ATGTTTAAGTGCCCAGTATTGGCTGCATTGCTGGTGTTTTGGCTCTGTCATGGTTCTCCTG TTAAAGCCAAAGTGATCTGCGATGATTCCACAATGACAGTAGGGGTTGAGAAATCTTTGTACCCTGGAGTCCGAGTGGATCATTTGCAGCTCAAAGACGTCACCAACACCGCCTGCAGCATCCGCTCCAACAGCACTCACTTCTACGCCGTCATCCCCCTCAACAAATGTGGCACAGAGCTCGAG GAAACCGCCGAAAATCTTATTTTCAAGAATAAAATCTCAATGGTTCCCAACTCAGCCGACGTGATCACCAGGAAATGTCTGCTGGAGGTGAAAATCAACTGTCTGTACCCCAAACGTGGAAACGTGACTCTGAGCTTCAGAGCACACAGGAAGAACGTTGAAGTGGTGGAGAAAGGCTTCGGCAGGTTCAAATACCAGTTTGAGTTCTATCctaacaaaaaatacatatccCCATATAATCCAGATTCATACCCTCTGGAGTGTGAATTCAAGAGCAGGATCTACATGCAGATAGAAGCCATCTCCTCCATGGAATACGCTGAGATGTTTGTGGAGTCCTGCAGAGCTTCACCATACGACATCCAAAACTACCGAAAAACCTACTCCATCATTGAGAATGG ATGTAAAATGGACCCGACTGTTGAAATCCATCAGTCCTCCCACCAGAGACAATTCAAGTTCAGCATGGAGGCCTTCAAGTTCATCGGCTTGCGTGATCAG GTGTACATCAGCTGTTCAGTCATGATGTGTGACACAAACAGCCCCAAAACCAGGTGTTCACAGGGATGTATCAACTCCggcagaagaaagagagaagctgGCAATCAGAGTTCAATACACTTCGTTTCCCAGGGTCCCCTGCGCTTAAAGAGATCAGCAGAGAGCAACGAAAGCTCAG TGCTCCACCTGAATCTGAACCTGGTATTCATCGCTGGATGTCTTGGAGCTGTTGGCATGATCAGTGCAGTGGTCATGTACAAGGCCAgaatgtcaaaggtcaaataCCAACCTTTGCCCCCATTTGAAAGTTAA